The genomic segment TCCCGCTGCCGGGCGTTGTGCTGTTCCCGCACTGGCACCTGCCGCTGAATATCTTCGAGCCGCGCTATCTGAACATGATTGATGACGCGATGGCGGGGAACCGGCTGATCGGCATGATCCAGAGCATTGGCGGCTCGCGGGAGAAGCCGGACCTGATCGGTGTCGGCTGCGCCGGGCGTATCACGTCCTATGCAGAGACCGATGACGGGCGGTACCTGATCACGCTGGCGGGCATCGCCCGGTTCCGCGTGCTGGAAGAGCTGGACGTTCGAACACCCTACCGGCAGGTTCGCCCCAACTGGGCCCCCTATGCGAATGATTTGCGCCCGGATTCGGAGATCGGCCTGCCATTGCGTGAGGATCTCGTGGCGGCGCTGCGCAAATATGTCAGCAGCCACGACATGAAGGCTGACTGGCAGGCGGTCGAGGTTGCGCCGGTCGGATCGCTGGTACAGGCGCTTGCCGCTGGCAGCCCGTTTTCCGTCATGGAAAAGCAGGCCCTGCTGGAAGCGCCGACCCTGAAAGACCGTGCGGACATGCTGATCACCATCCTGACAATGGATTCTGCTGGTTCCGGCGATGGAACCCTGCAATAGGACGCCCATGACTGAAGACACGACCCAACCGCGCCCCGCCCATTCCGGCGTCGACCCGCGGCTCCTTGAAATCCTGATCTGCCCGCAGACCCGCCAGCCGCTTCGCTACAATGCCGAAACGGATGAACTGGTCTCGCCCAAGGCGCGGCTGGCCTATCCGATCCGGGGCGGTATTCCGATCATGCTGCCGGAAGAGGCGCGGGACCTCGATGCTGAAGAGGGCGGGGCATGAGCAGCATGGCCTGGCCGCTGAAACTGGTTTTCCGCAAGTCGGATGGTGTTCTCTATGCCGAATTCGATGACGGCAAATCCGGCACCGTCGGCTACAAGCGTTTGCGGGAACAGTCTCCGTCGGCTGCTGTTCGCGGTCATGGCGGCGGGCCGCCCCCGCCGCAGGCACCCGTTCCGGATGATATCAGCGTTCTGCGCGCCGACCCGGTCGGCCGGTATGCCTTGCGGATCGTGTTCTCCGACGGGCACGATAGCGGTCTCTATAACTGGGACCTGATCCGGCAACTTACTGTCAGCGAAGACGCCGTTACTGCATAAGACTCGGCAGGTGCGTCTGGTCGGCGCTCGCCTGACGGGCCATGGCCCGGCGCAGCGGGCCGATCCTGTTGGCGGCTGTAAGGGCGAGGCCCCGCAGCGGTTTCAGAACGGCATTGTCGTTTGAAAAGGCCCGGTCGATCACGTCCATGAACAGCGCGACGCTCGTCATGTCGAAGCGGCGCCATTGCTGGTAACGCTCCACAGCGGGGGCCGCGCCATGGTCGAGGCCGACTTCGCGCGCTTCCACCATGATGTCGATCAGCGCCGCGACATCCTTAAAGCCGAGGTTCAGTCCCTGGCCAGCCAGCGGATTGATGCGGTGGGCCGCGTCGCCCAGCAGCGCGACACGCGGGCCGGTCATCGCCCGGGCGAGGCGCATCTTCAGCGGATAGGAAATAACGGGTCCGTCGATGGTCATATGGCCGGCGAAATCCTCAAACCGGTCGTTCAGCTCGGCCTCGATGTCTTCCACCGGCATGTCAGCGAGCGCTTCGGCGGCGCCTCGCTTCATGTACCAGGCGAGGTTTGCCTTGTTGTCCGGCATGGGCAGGGTGGCGAAGGGGCCTTCCGGCATGAACAGCTGGCGGGCAATGCCTTCATGCGGCCGGTCCAGTTTCACATTGGCCGCGAAAACCGATTTTCCGTAGTCGTGATCCTCGGTTCCGATGCCAAGCGCATCCCGTACCGAGGAGTTCACCCCGTCACAGGCCGCCACCAGACGGGTTCGGATCCGGGTGCCGTCTTCCAGCACCACCGTGGCCGGTCCGGGGCCGTCTTCGAGTGATTGGAAACGGGCGTTCTGAAGGATCGTGAGCCTCTCATCAGTGCCTGCAATCTGACCAGCAATCTCGTCCAGGGCCTTCTGAAGGTCGGCAGACGGGACCATTTGTCCTAGGGGCTGGCCGTCATTATCCGCCGGAAGGTCTTCGTTTCCGAAGATCACGCCCGGTGCGGCGAAGACATGGCTGCCGCCGTCGACCGCCTCGAGCCCGTTCAGGGGGGCGATGACCCCCTCCAGCAGCGGGTGAACACCGGTCGCGCCCAGCATGCGCCAGCTGCCGCGGACTATAGCGAATGTGCGGGTATCCGTAGCAGGTGCAGCAGCAGGATCGCGCGCATCTATAAGGATTGTCGAGAAACCGCGCTGGACGGCCAGAACTGCCAGCGAGGTGCCAACCGGCCCGGCCCCGACAATAACGAGGTCTACGGGTTCGTTGGACGAGAGGCATGGTTTAGACATGATGACTAGCTACGCCTGTCCCAACGCCTCGTCTAGCGCTGGTGACGAATTGGTCGATTAGCCGCAACGCTGCACAAAAATTGACCACCAGCCTCCAGAATACCCCTCTCAACCGAGGCGCCAAGCGACTTTCATGGGCACCCGAAATCATATCGGGAGTGGGAGAGCGCGGGGGGTCCCGAGCTCCGAAACTGCGACATGGAGGGGCCGAATGGGCCAGTTACTGAAAAGAATGACGCGCGGGGTGGCCTTGCTGCCAGTCCTCGCGTTCACGGGGGCGCTCGCACACGCACAGGAGGCGGATCTGGAAGCGCGGTTGTCAGCGCTGGAAGAGTCGGTGAACGCCAGTGCCAGTTCCTATGTCGATAACTCCTACCTGTTCCTGATCGGCGGCATCATTGTCATGCTGATGGCGGCCGGCTTCCTCTGCCTGGAAGTGGGCCTGGTCCGTTCGAAGAACGCCGCCATGCAGTCGATGAAGAACGTGCTGCTCTATTCCATCGCCGGCCTGATGTTCTGGCTGGTCGGTTACAACATGGCTTATCCGGGCGAGAGCATTCTCGGTGGCCTGCTCGGCGTGACGCCGGGTCCGTGGTCGCCTCCGCCGCTTGACGAATCGCACGGCGACTATGCCGCTTCGTCCGACTGGTTCTTCCAGATGGTGTTCGTGGCAACCGCTGCCTCGATCGTCTCCGGTACAGTGGCCGAGCGCGTGAAACTTTGGGGCTTCCTTGCTTTCACCGCCGTGCTGACCGCTTTCATCTATCCGATCGTTGTGTCCTGGGAGTGGGGCGGCGGCTACCTCGACTCCGAATGGGCCTTCTCTGACTTCGCTGGTTCCACGCTGGTTCACTCCGTTGGCGGCTGGGCAGCTCTCATGGGGGCGATCATCATCGGCCCGCGGACCGGTAAGTATTTCGGCAAGCAGATCAACCCGATGCCGGGCTCCAACATCCCGCTCGCAGGCCTGGGTACCTTCATCCTGTGGTTCGGCTGGTTCGGGTTCAACGGTGCTTCTGAACTTGCTGCGGGTGGCATCCAGAGCATCAATGATGTCGCCGCGATCTTTGCCAACACCAACATGGCGGCTGTCGGCGGCGTGCTGGCGGCAACGATCACCACGGCTGTCCTCTACAAGGGCAAGGTTGACGCAACCATGGTCTTCAACGGTGCCATCGGCGGCCTCGTGTCGATCACCGCTGAACCGCTGGCGCCATCCATGGGCGCTTCGGTCCTGATCGGTGCGGTCGGCGGTGTGCTCGTCGTGGTCAGCGTTCCGATGCTCGACAAGCTCAAGATCGACGATGTCGTGGGCGCCATCCCGGCTCACCTGGTTTGCGGTATCTGGGGTACGATCATCGTCGCAGCTTCCTACGGCAACCACATCATGCCGGTGGAGATCGATGGCGAACTGCAGACCAGCTACTTCGGTCAGCTTGTCGGTATCCTGCTGACGGGCGTCTGGGTCTCGGTTGCTTCCGTGATCGTCTGGATGGCCCTGAAGTACACGATCGGCATCCGCGCCACAGAGGAAGAGGAAATGG from the uncultured Hyphomonas sp. genome contains:
- a CDS encoding LON peptidase substrate-binding domain-containing protein; the protein is MSSATYHSVDQLPDTLTVFPLPGVVLFPHWHLPLNIFEPRYLNMIDDAMAGNRLIGMIQSIGGSREKPDLIGVGCAGRITSYAETDDGRYLITLAGIARFRVLEELDVRTPYRQVRPNWAPYANDLRPDSEIGLPLREDLVAALRKYVSSHDMKADWQAVEVAPVGSLVQALAAGSPFSVMEKQALLEAPTLKDRADMLITILTMDSAGSGDGTLQ
- a CDS encoding DUF971 domain-containing protein; this encodes MSSMAWPLKLVFRKSDGVLYAEFDDGKSGTVGYKRLREQSPSAAVRGHGGGPPPPQAPVPDDISVLRADPVGRYALRIVFSDGHDSGLYNWDLIRQLTVSEDAVTA
- a CDS encoding Trm112 family protein; the encoded protein is MTEDTTQPRPAHSGVDPRLLEILICPQTRQPLRYNAETDELVSPKARLAYPIRGGIPIMLPEEARDLDAEEGGA
- a CDS encoding FAD-dependent monooxygenase, translated to MSKPCLSSNEPVDLVIVGAGPVGTSLAVLAVQRGFSTILIDARDPAAAPATDTRTFAIVRGSWRMLGATGVHPLLEGVIAPLNGLEAVDGGSHVFAAPGVIFGNEDLPADNDGQPLGQMVPSADLQKALDEIAGQIAGTDERLTILQNARFQSLEDGPGPATVVLEDGTRIRTRLVAACDGVNSSVRDALGIGTEDHDYGKSVFAANVKLDRPHEGIARQLFMPEGPFATLPMPDNKANLAWYMKRGAAEALADMPVEDIEAELNDRFEDFAGHMTIDGPVISYPLKMRLARAMTGPRVALLGDAAHRINPLAGQGLNLGFKDVAALIDIMVEAREVGLDHGAAPAVERYQQWRRFDMTSVALFMDVIDRAFSNDNAVLKPLRGLALTAANRIGPLRRAMARQASADQTHLPSLMQ
- a CDS encoding ammonium transporter, producing MGQLLKRMTRGVALLPVLAFTGALAHAQEADLEARLSALEESVNASASSYVDNSYLFLIGGIIVMLMAAGFLCLEVGLVRSKNAAMQSMKNVLLYSIAGLMFWLVGYNMAYPGESILGGLLGVTPGPWSPPPLDESHGDYAASSDWFFQMVFVATAASIVSGTVAERVKLWGFLAFTAVLTAFIYPIVVSWEWGGGYLDSEWAFSDFAGSTLVHSVGGWAALMGAIIIGPRTGKYFGKQINPMPGSNIPLAGLGTFILWFGWFGFNGASELAAGGIQSINDVAAIFANTNMAAVGGVLAATITTAVLYKGKVDATMVFNGAIGGLVSITAEPLAPSMGASVLIGAVGGVLVVVSVPMLDKLKIDDVVGAIPAHLVCGIWGTIIVAASYGNHIMPVEIDGELQTSYFGQLVGILLTGVWVSVASVIVWMALKYTIGIRATEEEEMAGMDVSEVGLEAYPDFTNA